A stretch of the Oxyura jamaicensis isolate SHBP4307 breed ruddy duck chromosome 4, BPBGC_Ojam_1.0, whole genome shotgun sequence genome encodes the following:
- the MBOAT4 gene encoding ghrelin O-acyltransferase: MVGCRLPQTTLYYHHQGWSLKCHFPQKPVKGHLVSSRYTFLLAGGCLLAATAMGSYAVLLLIPAAGSVLVLLSVSPAHVHTWVFGLQMCWQTLCHLGLGSLALESEDARPAVALSAIMLLTQKATSLALDIHEGTVLPQTGQGLLQQALPLCSYLLFFPALLGGPLYPFSRFQVQAESLGAVPLPLEAAGQKCLGALALQALRVGLEGWLPPAQGCSVLASLCHAWMRALLFRLAYYTQWVLDEALLEMAGFGLVAGQGDLSGHDLWVLETTHRLAVFARTWNKSTSRWLRRLVFQRCPAQPLLATFAFSAWWHGLRPGQVFGFLCWAIMVEADYRIHPFLSTWAISRVAKLLYRGTTWVFTQLIVAYILDAVESESFSELCLLWTSYKSILPLSYGVVLLLLSKKAKQN, encoded by the exons ATGGTGGGGT GCCGCTTGCCTCAAACTACACTCTACTACCATCACCAGGGCTGGAGCCTCAAGTGCCATTTTCCCCAAAAGCCAGTCAAAGGGCATCTGGTCTCTTCTAGGTACACATTCCTCCTCGCTGGAGGATGTCTCCTTGCAGCCACAGCCATGGGCAGCTATGCTGTGTTGCTCCTtatccctgctgctggctctgtgctcGTCCTCCTCTCCGTCAGCCCAGCTCACGTCCACACCTGGGTCTTTGGCCTCCAGATGTGCTGGCAGACGCTCTGCCACCTGGGCCTGGGCAGCTTGGCGCTGGAGTCAGAGGATGCCAG GCCAGCTGTTGCCCTCTCCGCCATCATGCTGCTCACCCAGAAAGCGACATCTCTGGCCCTGGACATCCATGAAGGGACCGTTCTGCCCCAGACAGGCCAGGGGCTTTTACAGCAAGCCTTGcctctctgcagctacctgcTCTTTTTCCCAGCCCTCCTCGGAGGCCCCCTGTACCCCTTCAGCAGGTTTCAGGTCCAAGCTGAGTCCCTGGGGGCTGTCCCCCTGCCACTGGAGGCTGCTGGCCAGAAGTGCCTTGGGGCGCTGGCACTGCAGGCGCTGCGTGTGGGGCTGGAGGGCTGGCTGCCccctgcacagggctgctccGTCCTGGCCAGCCTGTGCCATGCATGGATGCGGGCCCTGCTCTTCAGGCTGGCCTACTACACGCAGTGGGTACTGGATGAGGCCCTCCTTGAGATGGCAGGCTttgggctggtggcagggcagggagaccTTTCAGGCCACGACCTGTGGGTGCTGGAGACCACACACCGCCTGGCTGTCTTTGCCCGAACCTGGAACAAGAGCACATCCCGCTGGCTGCGGAGGCTGGTCTTCCAgcgctgcccagcccagccgcTCCTCGCCACTTTCGCCTTCTCCGCATGGTGGCATGGCCTCCGGCCTGGGCAGGTCTTTGGTTTCCTGTGCTGGGCCATCATGGTGGAGGCCGACTACCGTATCCATCCCTTCCTCAGCACCTGGGCCATCTCCCGTGTTGCAAAGCTCCTCTACCGTGGCACGACCTGGGTCTTCACGCAGCTCATTGTCGCCTACATCCTGGATGCTGTGGAGTCTGAAAGCTTCTCTGAACTCTGCCTACTCTGGACTTCTTACAAGAGTATCCTTCCTCTCTCTTACGGcgttgtgctgctgctgctttccaagaAGGCAAAGCAGAACTGA